In the genome of Drosophila willistoni isolate 14030-0811.24 unplaced genomic scaffold, UCI_dwil_1.1 Seg711, whole genome shotgun sequence, the window GTTcttgaaagaaaaagaagaaaaaggaaaaatcaaGATGTTCTAGAAATTCGATTTGCTAGGTACCCTTATTACTAAAACGGAAAGGAAAAATCAGAGCAGAAATTCTCTTCTCCTTTTGGGTGCAAGTTAGGAATTATTATATTAGTTGTTGTAAAAAATTTATACACAATTCCCTATACttacataaataataaaatattaaaggtTTAGCAAGAAAATGCTAATAGACTTAcccgttaaaaaaaaaaataatttagtttttgttttgacactttttagGAATAATGAGAAAAATTTAATGATTTACTGATTTACTTTGGGTCTAGGCACAACCAAAGCTGAATACAGAATGAAAAACTTAAATAATTTCTTAGGTACATGGAAAAATCAGcttacaaaatatttgcatgGCCTACGATGATttccaaaaaaataagagTGATGTGCATTTAACAATACCATGAGATAAAGTAGTGATGTCTTGTTTCTaattttttatcgatattttcAATCGATAGTTTGTCCACCGGCTGAACCCAACCCAAATTACTAGTGATGGAAAAATAATGATATTTGTCTACTCGATATTTCCATCTTTTGTTGATATATCGATATTTATATCGAAATTTGTAAGCTTACAAAACCGAAAATATATCATTTCTAAAACCAggaataaaaatttcatatttaacTAACAGTTAAGAGAACTTTTAAACTTATACTCCTAAATTACATAAAGAACATTcgaaaagagtaaaaactttcactcgttgcagaggacggacgtgttttttttgcgcttatcaacttttattttttctcgcgactaaatacttttacataactcttaaattatcggtttaattaataataattacaacatccgaattttattttcatttcgcgaattcttgctgtcgtttttgtttaaatttaaataaaatcaaaacttacaacaatacttgcattagcggtgttgttgttttgtttatctcttttgcttttgtgtctttaccgttttaactaactctcgcgctcttgcgtacaaattgttgttgcatgtgttcaatttgacgcgctctcccgctctttcctattcttgattgatttgcgctctcgtcttttgcctacccgcgactctgtgatacgtgtttttgtttttgtgttttcatttctttttattctttagttgtgaaggcttactctgcacattaacccttgtgtcagaactggtcagtatattcttatacacagattttttacctttagaatttttatttttttgtatttccttttgtaattaaattaaacttttgataaaatggttgtctgctcaaaaaataattgcatagttgccactaatgcggttgactcccatgattatattctttgttggttgtgtgacaatgcggctcacgttaagtgtgcaggttacacaggcagaatcaaggagtctattgctaaaggtggtggcttaaaatatggatgtgatgcttgccgggaggtcgagaatgagatgcgctctttcatgaggcggactagagatagttttgacactttaagggcaggttttaataaactccaagcggagtttactgcggtggagactcagttcagaagtttatcgcttatgaatgagtctccgaaacgtaaaaggaccagtccttgggtgtttctgtatctgtagatccgccagcgtctcttatcgtcccgaccggtctcatgcaccgtccactcctaatgtacagcaattgatatcgtttaagagcccgggtgtgaatgctattagtaatgaattacaggtatcacctgggaatgatctcttaaaaacgatgcatattgtagtgtccgatgtgtctgggcaattacacattccaatggaaattgccgatagttctaaaagtatcgagggccccgtaaacaagttgactgctgcagtgggtgacttgtccaacgttactgctgcggctgacgcttcgggaccgcggcctctcgttggcataccaccaaagaaacatatatttgtttctaggctagaccctgttgtcacatctgatgatgtaatagcctatattcggaagaaagttaacgtctcgaatattgcggtggagaagtttaaattttcttattctcggacatttcgtcctttaaaattagtgtttctgccaatatcttcgacactatatgtcgagaagattttggccgaaacatataatagttaagaatatactgtaaaaaagaaaaatcggcaaccgattcgcttgcctacaacaacaactaatactattcctgcctcatcagcatctgctggtgtgtcaaaaaactagcttcgtccttAACCTGggtaccagaacgttagaggactgaaatctaaacttcctaatctctatgtagatagtctttcttttgagcataacattctagctttcacagagacgtggctaaaacctgatattgctgatgcatcggttttttcaacaaacttttctattttcagacgtgaccggatttctcgcataggtggtggcgttctgatagctgttgatgctgctttatcatctgaaatgattcaattttctagtacccaggagattgagtttgtcggtgttaaagtaaattttaaatcttttaatgctttcattacttgttcctatattccaccattgtcagacatggtggtatatttaaatcatttagaggcaattctgtttgtctcctctttagtttcgagtcaagacatgctcatagttgtaggtgattttaatttacccgctttagcaggtaagtttcaaaaaacaggtcgttcatcagattatgctctgtatacagtcgctcgttcaaaattcatgatgcttaatacacaatgctataagaattatcttcagcggtgtaagcttcagttttcttctgaccctaaacaattttataattttgttaattctaaacgtaagacctctgtgcacccatcttttttgtcttttcaaaataaaaaagcgagcactgatcaggcaattgccgatatgtttgcgagttttttcaaaacaacttattcctcaacggaatatcgagcaagtccgtatccttatcatttaaaaaaggctaattgcattttcaatccagtgattgatgaaagttctattcttagcgaacttaaattagttaaacctgtttattctccggggccagacggtattcctggatgtgtactcaggttctgtgcaaacgcattatgtaaacccattttaaaattgtttctattgtctgtagaatcttcctcttttccatctatttggaaggagtcgtatattattcctctgcataaaaatggcaaaaagtccgaagcctctaactatagaggtatctcaaaattgtccgctattccgaaagcttttgagaaaattataacttctcaattgcaacatatttgcagctctattatttcgccatcccaacatgggtttgtgaaacgtagatctacaaccactaaccttttagaatttacatcaataattatcaaggggttcaaaaatggtaaacaaactgatgtcatatacactgacttcagcaaagcctttgattccgttaatcataccctattgctttctaagctgagcgacaccccttttcctttcttgggttcgagaatatttaacaaatagaaaaaagaaggtactttttaagtgttctttttccgtttccatttctgtgacttctggtgtacctcaaggtagtcatcttggccctctgctcttcacactatttattaacgatcttccatcagtcattgttcattcgcgtgtgcttatgtatgctgacgatgtcaagctttgtcttacttataaagatacagattcatttagtcggctacaagctgatcttaaaaactttcaatcctggtgccagtttaatctactaaatcttaacactaccaaatgtaaggtaatgacttttttcgtaactctcctcaaccggtcacttattttctaaacaacagccctttagaacgtctaaataatatgaatgatttgggcgtacttatggaccataagttaaattttaacacccatatttccaccacggtcgcaaaggccatgagtgtcctgggtttcattaaaagatggtcacaagaatttgatgacccctatacaactaaagttctttttacttcgcttgtccgtcctattttagagtatggatcttgcatttggtcacctcaatatgagtcgcaccagattagactagaatccgttcaaaagcagttcttgctatttgctcttcgtggcttaagctgggatcgcaatgtcaatttgccttcgtattctagtagacttctcttgattaaccttccgtccctaactaaccgtagaattatgcttggtgtcatttttatgcacaagctcctaattggtgacatcgactcgcctgagttattagctcaggtgaatctgtctattaactaaatgggataggatagatgttttaatttttccatgtagacggagtagacatcctttaatacctttatcccttagtcgttgttcttctaactatgctatgcatgaaccttttagggtcctctgctctgattacaatcttctattccctgtaatcggctcagagttttctattaatatgcttaaaacatctatcctatcccatttagttaatagatagctttagtattatgtgtttgtctgtcttttctattgtgtattttgtccacgcgattcgtgccgtgcgttatacggctgcacccctcggtcggtcgggtgggaggtgggcagttatctgcttgggctcgcgcgtaacaggctttgtcctggtgtcgtaggggccacttgaacgtactgcgcatagtatcgtcaacgtccgctaaaaaaaaaagtgagtGCACACAAGCAAAGGTACGTATTTCCCTCAATCTGAGGTCCCATATGCCTAGTGATGGCAATACATCGAGCAGCAATCTGAGGTCCGATAGGTCTAGTGATGGCAATATATCGAGCAGCAATCTGAGGGCCGATAGGTCTAGTGATGGCAATATATCGAACAGCAATCTGAGGGCCGATAGGTGATGGCAATATATCGagcatttgtgtttttatcatattttttaattaatcgaTAAATTGATATTAGATTGATATTATTCCTAGCAGTgggttatatattttattgctgCGCCACCTTTTGCCGAGAAAGGAGTTTAATCCGCAATTAAATTAATTCGATTTAATATACAATGGAAGttgatgaagaagaagaagtcgaGGCTCCCGAGGCACCCTCCAGCAGCAATACAGGCGAGAAGAAACGTTTCGAGGTCAAGAAGTGGAATGCTGTAGCACTTTGGGCTTGGGACATCGTTGTCGACAATTATGCCATTTGCCGCAATCATATCATGGATCTGTGTATTGAAGGCCAGGCGAATCAGGGATCGATAACCACCGAAGAGTGCACCGCGGCGTGGGGCGTTTGCAGTTATGCCTTCCATTTCCATTGCATTTCACGTTGGCTGAAGACCCGTCAAGTTTGCCCCTTGGATAATAGTGAATGGGAGTTTCAGAAATTTGGCCACTAGAGGAACAATGGCagcactcgcacacacacacaccgacacacactcacacacactagCATTTATATGTACAAACATGCATTCATATAAACGATGAGCAGAACTGAGATGACTTCTACTGGACAATCTTGATAGGAGCATCAGAAACCAAGTGATTCTTTTgtcataattaataaatataaaaacagaaaaatataacaacaaattgtGCAACTTTTTTAGTCGGAATTGTGGCAACTTGGGAAACCTTTTCGATTCCACAGCTAACATGCTTTTTTTCCAATAGCAAAGTTAGAAATTTTTTTAGTTCAAACTGCAAAAAGAAAGCcgtaaagaagaaaaaactcaATTATCTATGTTTATGTAGGGGGGTCGAACTTTCTTCTGGTTTGGGGCAGCTAGATgaattttccctttttcctCTTTTCTCCCAGTAAAGTGTTGACACGCAGAGAAATTTCACTTCacttgtatgtatattcggtATATAATTCAACTAAAACTAGCTTActtaagagcagggcaccaagccccgcttggagcgaagtgtggggagttcttttgtggggagagcgatgggcatcatcgggagagcggcgcgaggtgaaagcttccgcctcctttaacccttgtgttgcccggttgGCATAAACATGCTCCCCCCCTTGCAGGAGTGCAAGACCCAGGCAGTCTAATGGCACGCTCCGGACAGGGTCCAGCCAAAGACTGTGCGCATCGCAATTGGCCGCCCGCCAACCCTGGGTAGACTCCCCTGCAACATGACCTCCGTGATCACATCCTCGCTCAGGACCAAAGACACTGACGACGGTCGGTAGAACGTATCATCCGCCAGGACGATGCCCTCGAACTTTTTGGCGATCTGCGGGTCCACCGGTCCACCGCTTGGAGTGCGGCAGCACAAGCCATCGACCACCTTCAGGATCGCCTCCAATCGCCATCCTTCACTGATTGGGGACCGGATCACTGCTGCCACCGCTTTCTCTGCCCCTATATTGACGGTTGTCAACTTAAAGGCCGTGGCCAGTGACGTCGCCATCGACGATACCGCAGAACAAGGGTCCACCTTCACGTCGAAGGTTTTTCCCCCCGTCTCAAGACGCACCATCGCCGTGGGCATCAGATGCGGATTGCGGTGCTGCAGCAGTGTGGTCAACGTCAGTTTTGGATCGGAGGCTGGCGTTGGTGCGACCCTTCGTCTGGAGGACTCGGGGGTGACTCGGTGTACGACGGAGCTGGGAGTGCGTCGACGTGGCTGTTCATGGAAGTGGAGCAGCGCGTGGTGATCCTCCTCACATATTCGGCACTTATCACCGCTTAAGCAGCTTCCTCCGGAATGTTGGTGGGCCAGGCAATTGGCGCAGTACTTATTCGCAAGCACTGCCCTCATCCTCTTCTCCACGTTCAGCCGCAGGCAGCGACGGCATCGCTTCAGAGGATGGATTCCGCGACAGACTCGGCAACGGAAGGACTCAGTTCCCGCGAAAATCTGCGCTCCTCTTTCGATGCTGTACTGAACGCGGTCTCGGAACCATGGAAACGGGATCTAGGTTGACGAATATCAGGAAGCTGCCGGGACAAATAATGAAGAAAGCGGATTAATGTAGGACGATAAAATACACATATTACTACTGGCAGCTCGGCCTTCTTAATTGGGAGGAAGGACCAAGTGCTGGACGCTACTGTAGTTTTACGTAATGGgtttgaattctttcttcTGGAGGAAGAAAGATCAACTTTGCGACGGGACGCTTCACAATACGCGAGCGGTAAGCAGTTCGACGACGCGGACATTGCGTCACTGCCAGGGTGTGTTTGGTGGATTCGCCCGAGACGCCATTCATTAAATGGAAGATTGTCGTCTTTGAGTACCACCagatcgcccacttcaagatttttagaAGGGAATCGCCACTTATTGCGCTTATGTAGCTCCTTCAGATACTCGTCTTTCCATCGGGTGCAGAAATGCTAACTCACGGCCTTCAGACGCTGCCACCGGTTAATGATAGACGGTACCTGATCCTTGATTTCAGGTTCCGTCACGGATAGCAATGAACCGCGCACTAGGAAATGGCCTGGGGTCAAAGCTAAAGAGTCGGTGGGGTCTTCAGACATAGGAGAAATCGGCCGCGAGTTCAAACACGCCTCTACCTTAGCCAGCAGCGTAGAGAACTCTTCAAAAGTATACCTTTGGTTGGAGGTGGCCTTGTAgaacagagttttaaaactcttaactccagcctcccacaaCCCTCCCATGTGTGGTGCCCCGGGAGGGATGAAATGCCAGGACAGATTCTGATGGCTGTAGTGGGATAATATTTTCTGCTGGGTAGAACttaggaaatctttttcaagcACTCTGGATGCACCTACGAAGTTTTTTCCGTTGTCGGACTGAACTGGCTGGGGACACCCTCGCCTCGATACAATGCGTGAAAAGCACCAACAGCCGGGACAATGGACTTACTACTGGCAACAGAATGGGGTTACGCTCATCGTAACTAAGGGCCGCTGCTTGTTGCACGCGCTCACATGCTCGGATCACACCTGATGCGACAATGAAAGGATTCAAATTGAGAATGGTGCTAGACGTGGGCAGAGATTTCTTCTGCTGTAGACACCGATGTTCCGTCGGAAAGTAATCACGCTGAGTGACTCGGATCAACGCCTGGAGTACTTGATTGATCTCGCTAGAGGTCACCTCCCCTCACTACCCGCTTCTCCAAGGTAGTTTCTAGTGGGAGTGGTGTCGCTCGCAGCCAGGACTCTTGTGGTTCCCGTAGCCATGGTGGGCCGTGCCACCACAAATCCTTGTGTACCAGTTCCTGCGCACTCAGGCCGCGGCTAGGGAGATCTGCTGGATTGTCCTCTGAACGAACGTGATTCCATAGGGCGTCATTTGTTGCCGTCACAATTTTTGCTACCCGATTTGCGACAAACAGGACAAACAGTGCAGGGTGGCTTATTTAACCACGACAGTACGACGGTGGAATctgaccaataaaaagccTCCGCATTATCAACTGGAAGTTGCGGAAGAACTGCAGCTGCCAGTTCAGCTAAAAGTGTGGCTCCGCATAATTCAAGGCGGGGCAATGAAACCGTTTTAACCGGGGCTACTCTAGATTTCGCTGCAAGAAGGCAGCATGATATGCCTTGGTCATTGCTAACGCGCACGTAAATTGCGGCACCATAAGCCCGCTGTGACGCATcgcaaaaacaatggaattggaTGTCGGAATTTGGGTCATGAAGAACCCATCGTTGAATTCGGATCTGGTCAAGGAAGGAGTAGCTCTTTGTAAAATCCTGCCAACTGTGATGGACTTCACTGGGCAATTGATCATCCCACCCTAGCTCTTGTAGCCAAagctcttgcataaacaccttggcttgaatcacaaagggagccagccagccagcgggatcgaataacttggcgatctgcccgaggacttctcgcttagtataagctgacttgacatcttggggtgagatgacaaaataaaactcatccgtAGTCGCTTTCCATCGGATTCCCAGTGTTTTCGCTGTGCTAGCCTCTTCGATATCGAGGAAATCAGCATTCAGTAAATGACTCTTTGGAATGCAACTGAGCACGCTCTTCACATTCGATGTCCACTTGCGCAAAGGAAAGCCAGCTGAACCAAGAGCGTCTTGAAGTTCATTGACCATTGCGATTGCCGTTGCTTCATTATGAGCCCCTGCCAGgacatcatcgacatacatataggacttgataatatcgctagccaaaggaaatttggattgtacatcacttgcgagttgctgaagtactcggatggctaagaacggagcacagttaatgccaaacgtgacggtattcagctcgtaatcaccaagttgcccctctttatttcggaacaggatcctctgaaatggcgtatggattggatcgaccataatttggcggtacatttttgtgatgtcggcattgaaaactaCTCGGAAAAAACGCCACTTGAGAATCTGAGTAGTGAGATCGGACTGAAGTACCGGACCAGGGTAAAGTATGTCGTTGAGACTTACTCAGTTGGTGGACTTGCTAGAGGCGTTAAACACTACCCGTACCTTTGTTGTGGTGCTGTCGGGCTTGAAAACcgcatggtgtggcaaataaaaattgttattagtgCCGTCAAATGGAACCTGACGCATGTGGCCCAAGTCCAAATATTCTTGGATGACGGCgtcatactcagtttttgccggaataTTTTTAAGGAGCCGGCTTTCGTTTTTTAGGAACTGAGCCAATGCCCCTGGTCTGGAATGACCAAGGTTGATGTTGGTTGGATCTTG includes:
- the LOC124461882 gene encoding RING-box protein 1A-like, which gives rise to MEVDEEEEVEAPEAPSSSNTGEKKRFEVKKWNAVALWAWDIVVDNYAICRNHIMDLCIEGQANQGSITTEECTAAWGVCSYAFHFHCISRWLKTRQVCPLDNSEWEFQKFGH